GCCGACATGACGCTTAAATCTGTCGAAGCGGCGCTTGCCGCCATGGACGGCATCGCAGGCGGCATCCTGATTGTCGACAACAACAGCGAGGACGGATCGTACGAAACTCTTTCGGCACATGCGTCCAAGCAGGGTTGGGACACAGGCAACCGCGTGCGGGTGATCCAATCGGGCCGCAACGGCGGCTTTGGGGCTGGCAACAATGTCGGCATCCGCACAGGGCTTCCCGGCAACGTCCGGCCCGATTACGTCTACATTCTGAATTCCGATGCGTTCCCTGCGCCCGAAGCGATCCGCGTGTTGCTGGAGCATCTGCAAGCCACACCAGGCACCGGCTTTGCCGGCAGC
The Tateyamaria omphalii DNA segment above includes these coding regions:
- a CDS encoding glycosyltransferase, whose product is MTAEQPTVLTIILNYKTADMTLKSVEAALAAMDGIAGGILIVDNNSEDGSYETLSAHASKQGWDTGNRVRVIQSGRNGGFGAGNNVGIRTGLPGNVRPDYVYILNSDAFPAPEAIRVLLEHLQATPGTGFAGSYIHGPEGDTHLTQLPFPFHRQRIRGRDPLRTGQPPSEKPQSPD